The DNA segment ATTCAGTGCATCTCTTAATCCATTGCCAATACTCACTCTTTTTTTACTTCAAAAATTACTTGTTACTCAAATAATTGATAAAAAGTAGTAATATTATTCATTTTCATATTTTTGAAAAGCTAAACAAATAGAAGGTAATAAATACTTGTGtgatatcaattaaaattatttatccTATAATGGTGCATAATATCTAAAAAAATTTAATTcaaaaaagaaattaaaaaaattatttttgatttaataaattaatcattactCGTATCTATGCCATCAATACCGTAATTTATGTAATTGAAGTATTGAATTTTTGATGATTTATTTTTTAGTTGGTCATAATAATATGACactaatttaattaaaatataataaatttaaatatcTAAACAACTAAAAATGGTCTAATGTTTTATTTAGCAAAACAAATGGCCTaatgttcaaatttttataaCATTACATGCTATAAAAACTTtaaagaaattaaattaaatttaaaaaatattcatTCAGAAATTTATATACTTTTTTTGTCAAACAACATTTCTCGTTCATAATTCAGATTACTCATTTGTTCAGATTCATAATCATTCAGAAAATATAGTTCAATTTAACAAATGACCCCTAATACTATCTACTAGAATAAATCTCAGAGGAATACAAGTAATTAATCTTTATACAGATCCGCATACAAGTTCATAAATATATTTCTATACAGGCCTGCGCTAAAATTAGAATTTAATTAAAAAGATAATTATGAAAACCGATGATTTCTTTAAATTAAAAACACTTGTTTCTCGAATTTGAATTTCTACTAAAAGAAATTACCGATCCTCACAtttatcattttaaaaaaaatatatccAGATATAAATTAGAACATTTTCAATAAAAAGCACCCCAATTTGTAGTGCTGGGGATGCTCTTACTTCGTCCTGGATCATGTCTGTGTACAGATATTTCTATTGAATTGGAAGAACAGGCTGTCTAAACAATAACAATCACCGGATCATCCAGCAACTTAGCTGGGAAATCTTTTTCTATAGTAGGTTTTTGCATGTTGGTATTCAAATACTATTGTTGTAGCTGTCCCAATAATTGAAATAAGCCGTATAAAAGAGGTTTACATCTAAGTATGAATATCACATTATACCTGTCAAGGAAAGCAACAAATACAGCTCTAATAGCAAAAATTCCACTCATTACACCAATAGATGACAGAAATTCTATCAGGGAGGGCCCGAGAAAATACTAAAAACTGAGCTggaaaaaataataaatttttatttattcacaAGTCTGAAAAATAATTTCCATTTATTGATTCTCCCGCAAGGGAATATGCAGTATGTCATGTGAACTTAAAACTTGTACTACAAAAAGATTGATGATTCAACTAAATCGTATGACTATAACAAATTCAACACAGGAAACAAACTTTAGCAGGTTTTTGATCACCTGATGATGATCCCGCCTATGTTTTGTAGTCCTTAACACAGTTGCAAGACGACCAAGATTCTTGTATGTTGCATCATGAAATCACCCGTAATTGTTGAAAGTAATGGGAGGTTGTGTGAGCAGTTTGCAGACTCTGCACTATACAAAAAACCACAAGCAAGCACACACTAGATTGAAGCTTAGGAACTGCTAAACCGGACTCTTTGGAGAAATGTACATACAAGAATTGGAATGCCCCATTACTCGATTGAGCTATCGTGCCTGAATCGTGTTTTAATCCAATCAACTATAATGTAGCCATTGCCAAATCTTTGTAACCAAGCTGGTATCTGAAGTTTCCAGATGAAGTCTGCACATTTAACAAACAGTACATAAATCATCCATAAATCCACCAATTTGAGATAGCACCACAAATTTGCTAAATCAACAAAAAACCAAAGCCATAACTCAATAGTTCAAGCCAAAATATTTGTTGGAACATATTTTTACAAAGCTATTCTATATACAACTAGCAACCAATCAGATAATATGAGTACCTTATCTTATAACATTGCCAAACAATACTGTACCCTGGAAAATTTATGGTACACAAACCAACTTCGACAAGAATCATACTGAATTTTATACACATATCTCAATCCCAATATCACAATTCATGAAGTTCTGTTTACTAACTAATTATAAAATGCCTAGCAAAATCACAAGAACATAAGTTAATAGTATACTTaacaaaaaaaaaagagaacTGAAGTTAATAAACATGACCCCTACATTTAGGAGCATGAAACATTGAAACTAATAGCCGAGTCGAAATAATCCAAAAAATAGCACTAGATTCCTGCTCCCACACACAACCTAACACAAACACCAACTCTTTTTGGGAAATCAAATCACAAAACAACATAACATAATATATTTATACCTTGTAAGCAGGTTGTGTTGTAAAAGTCCTGTCAGAATCCACCTGCAGATCTACTGACTCAACAGCAAGACAATCTCTTGGAGTTTCAAAAGAAGACAATGAGAATTGCTTAGAAACAACACCAACATCGAAGTAAATCAATCCTGAGCTTGGAACATCAACTCTTATCTCTTTAACAGCAAACCACAAAAACAAATCTTGAGCTGACATTCCAGACAATCCATTAATCTCACCATAACTTAAACTACCTGATATGTTTTGATCATAATGTAACTCATTCTCAAACTTTGCGTTGCAAGGCTCATCTAAATGAACTTCAAATCTACCAGACTCATCAAAGCTGAAATCTTTAATGTCTTTTGGGAGTAAGCCT comes from the Apium graveolens cultivar Ventura unplaced genomic scaffold, ASM990537v1 ctg5828, whole genome shotgun sequence genome and includes:
- the LOC141702880 gene encoding uncharacterized protein LOC141702880 — protein: MIHKLNKNHTLYITILVLSILTSSRCSNSESPTIYDVLKSHGLPKGLLPKDIKDFSFDESGRFEVHLDEPCNAKFENELHYDQNISGSLSYGEINGLSGMSAQDLFLWFAVKEIRVDVPSSGLIYFDVGVVSKQFSLSSFETPRDCLAVESVDLQVDSDRTFTTQPAYKTSSGNFRYQLGYKDLAMATL